The segment TCAGACAGGGTTGTGTAACACAGCactgaggtcagaggtcagacagggGTCTGTAACACAGCactgaggtcagaggtcagacagggTTGTGTAACACAGCACTGCTCCCTATTTCGTCCTCTTAGTGTGTAGACGTATGGTGTGCATGTTGGCATACACTGGCATATCTCCCCTCTGATTGGTCCCCTTCCTCATCCTGTCATGCACAGGCATGTTCTGATTGTCATTGCAGGAATAGAAAGACATTAGAAATTAGAGATTACATTTATATATTAGAGATGTGCCACAGACTGATTCATGGAAAGAAGAGGACACTCTATGATGAACCTAATTCTATTATGTTAATGTCCAGTATCCACATGATCAGGAAATTACGAGAGATAATGTTAGATTTTTACCCGTCTCTGAGCTGGATGCAATTTGATCAtgtactcctctctcctcttcttctttctgGAGAGACAGCCATAgacagagagtaagacagagtcagagagagagacagaaacagagagagagagacagagtcagagagaaagagagtcagagagagagagtcagagggagagagagagagtcagagagagagagagagaaagacacagatagtcaaagagagagacagaaacagagagacatagacagagacgaatacagagtcagagagagagacagaaacagagagagagagagtcagagagagagacagaaacagagagagagagagagtcagagagagagacagaaacagagagagagagagtcagagagagagacagaaatagagagagagacagagtcagagagaaagagagtcagagagagagtcagagggggagagagagagtcagagagagagacagaaacagagagagagagagagtcagagagagagacagaaacagagagagagagagtcagagagagagacagaaatagagagagagacagagtcagagagaaagagagtcagagggagagagagagagtcagagagagagacagaaacagagagagagacagagtcagagagaaagagagtcagagagagagtcagagggagagagagagagtcagagagagagagagaaagacacagatagtcaaagagagagacagaaacagagagagagacatagacagagacgaatacagagtcagagagagagacagaaacagagagagagagagtcagagagagagacagaaacagagagagagagagtcagagagagagacagaaatagagagagagagagagtcagagagagagacagaaatagagagagatagggacatagacagagactaatacagagtcagagagagacagaaatagagagagatagggacatagacagagactaatacagagtcagagagagacagaaatagagagagatagggacatagacagagactaatacagagtcagagagagacagaaatagagagagatagggacatagacagagactaatacagagtcagagagagacagaaatagagagagatagggacatagacagagactaatacagagtcagagagagacagaaatagagagagatagggacatagacagagactaatacagagtcagagagagacagaaatagagagagatagggacatagacagagactaatacagagtcagagagagacagaaatagagagagatagggacatagacagagactaatacagagtcagagagagacagaaatagagagagatagggacatagacagagactaatacagagtcagagagagacagaaatagagagagatagggacatagacagagactaatacagagtcagagagagacagaaatagagagagatagggacatagacagagactaatacagagtcagagagagacagaaatagagagagagagaaagacacagacagacagacagacagacagacagacagacagacagacagacagacagacagacagacagacagacagacagacagacagacagacagacagacagacagacagacagacagacagacagacagacagacagacagacagacacacacacattgtcctAGCCCACACTCTATTGTAAGTACAACACCTACACTTTAACCTTTTCGCTGTGACAGCAAAATGAAAGTGCACTTTCTGAGCAAAACTCTTTTAGACATATGGTgcgggggaagggagagatggatggaagaaATAGAATTTCACAGCAAAACGTTTATTCTCTAACAAATGAGTACCTACAGTACTCCCAGTAGCCTGTTTACCTTTAACTGGGATGACTAATGTATAGTCTGGGAGAGGTATTTACCTTTAACTGGGATGACTAATGTATAGTCTGGGAGAGGTGTTTACCTTTAACTGGGATGACTAATGTATAGTCTGGGAGAGGTACTTACCTTTAACTGGGATGACTAATGTATCGTCTGGGAGAGGTGTTTACCTTTAACTGGGATGATTAATGTATAGTCTGGGAGAGGTACTTACCTTTAACTGGGATGACTAATGTATAGTCTGGGAGAGGTATTTACCTTTAACTGGGATGACTAATGTATAGTCTGGGAGAGGTACTTACCTTTAACTGGGATGACTAATGTATAGTCTGGGAGAGGTATTTACCTTTAACTGGGATGACTAATGTATAGTCTGGGAGAGGTGTTTACCTTTAACTGGGATGACTAATGTATAGTCTGGGAGAGGTATTTACCTTTAACTGGGATGACTAATGTATAGTCTGAGAGAGGTATTTACCTTTAACTGGGATGACTAATGTATAGTCTGGGAGAGGTGTTTACCTTTAACTGGGATGACTAATGTATAGTCTGGGAGAGGTGTTTACCTTTAACTGGGATGACTAATGTATAGTCTGGGAGAGGTGTTTACCTTTAACTGGGATGACTAATGTATAGTCTGGGAGAGGTATTTACCTTTAACTGGGATGACTAATGTATAGTCTGGGAGAGGTGTTTACCTTTAACTGGGATGACTAATGTATAGAAATAGAaagaaatatgccatttagcggacgcttttatccaaagcgacttacagtcatgtgtgcatacattctacgtatgggtggtcccgggaagaACATATTCGAAATGAAAATAGACAAGAAGTCGTGTACAGTTACCTGCATCATCCTTCTCCACCAATATATCTCTGGCCCAGGATCCCCTGGGGAAGGTTTGAACAGAGCAGTGGTAAACCCCAGTGTCCTCCTGGCTGACGTTAGTGATGGTGATACTGCCGTCCATGGGTGTGGTCTTCAGGAACTGGATCCTGGTCTGGTAGGACTGGGAAATGGACAGCTCGTACTCAGGGTGGTACACGGCTATGGGGACCTTATCGAATCGGATCAGTTTGGTCCAGGAGACCATGGTGAGGCTCCCTtcccatggacacacacactctagaacCATCCCCTCCTCCAGCTTCACCGTGGTTACACCATCTGTCTGCTGCACAGAAACTGGACAGGTCGGAGGTCATATTTTTATACACGTACACAGTGTTATATTTATTACATGTTACCTGGTCAGTTCTTCAGGAATGTGAGTAACTCCCCGATAAACGTAATTTTGTGACCTAAAATCATCTCCGGCTTAGTTTTAACTCTGTAACGGAATGAATATGGAGTTTAAGCACACAGTACATAGTCAACCACTGGAATTATGACATGGAGaatatgcaacaacaaaaaaaactgaaTGAAAAGAACTCAGGAAGAGCCCTCATCACGGAGTTCTGAGTCAGGTGCTCCGATGGAAGATCAAACAGTCATCACCTTCAATTCCCTCTTTTGAGTCTCTCCCCTGGATATCACTAATTAGGGAAATATGAGCCCACACACAAATCAACAGCGATGACCATAGCTGAAACAGGTTGGTCTTTAATCATAAACAACAATCCCCTAGAGAGGTATCCGTCCTGTCCTGTCAGAATAAAACGGGAATGTTACCCACAGCCCATCTAAAGACTAACTCATTAATAGtctgtgtctgagctgtgtgagTCTTCTAATTCACCGTTAAAGAAATACGATGAGATAGTTGGTGTTCCTACAGTCTTGTAATtcaaggtgtgtgtgtccccCGGTCTTGGGGCTCCTCTCGGGTACACGTTTTGGTTGTTGCCCTAGtacaacacagctgattaaaacaactaactcatcatcaagctttgatgatttgaatcagctaTGCAGTGCAGGGTAGAAGCTAAATGTGCACCAAAGGGGGGCCCCGGGACCGGGTTTGGAAACCCTTGTTCTAATTAACTtttgaacaaagagagaatgtcTGAATACAGACTGGTTGTTATGGAAACGTTCAATGATAATAAACGCTGTTTCAGAGAGAAACCGTGTTTAAAGTTGTAATCAAATATCTCATGTTAAGCAATCTTCAAGCAACtcgttttctcaaaagtggggttataCGGTTATCAACATTCAAAGCcatttcccattgttcctcaactgtagtgtatgatacacAATGTTCTAGATCTgggtctctacttttatccaatttaAAAatcacaatttcaaatgttgctacataaaa is part of the Oncorhynchus gorbuscha isolate QuinsamMale2020 ecotype Even-year unplaced genomic scaffold, OgorEven_v1.0 Un_scaffold_10407, whole genome shotgun sequence genome and harbors:
- the LOC124030308 gene encoding CD226 antigen-like, encoding MAVQKDHWYDRALLILLSSLTVSVQQTDGVTTVKLEEGMVLECVCPWEGSLTMVSWTKLIRFDKVPIAVYHPEYELSISQSYQTRIQFLKTTPMDGSITITNVSQEDTGVYHCSVQTFPRGSWARDILVEKDDA